ggttgtaatttttattttttgagcGAGCATAGTGCTGCACAAATATCATTATATGATTTATACAATGAGATTTGTGCAAAAATAATTCTGTATTTTATGTCTTAGCTTAGGATAGGGTtttcttgtacatatttacatatacatatgttagCGTCAGCACGCGTGCAAGCAAGGGTTGACACGTGGCAGGGTCAATGCATTTGAGGCTTTGACCTGCTTTTCAAGGATTTCTCAGGATTCTTTAGGGAATCGATACCCTGAGCCAtatgtctgtcatcggacttAGGCCGGCGGTAGTTGATACTTGAGGTGTGACGAATTCTGATGCCGGCAGTACACGCTCGCCGAGGCGATTCGAACGCGAGATCTCCCGAGACGAGAGTCCCAAGACCCGAGATCTCCCGAGACAAGAGTCCCGAGACTCGAGATCCGAGAGTAcagtgtacactcagtcccatcgaagttgtcgcagtgaagttggctacacatTCACGTTTCGTCGTCGGCACCTCACCtatcggctcaccgacgcggcgtaaATGTGTTTGTGCgtcaacttcactgcgacaacttcgatgggactcagtgtacattCTCGCGAGGGCTACCCGTGTATgtcagtgtacactgagttgcattgaacttgtcgcagtgaagttggctacaaattcactacatattcacgccgcgtcggtgagccaatggcgagatcggttcaccgacgctgcggcgtgaatgcgttagtgaatttgtagccaacttcactgcgacaagttcaatgcaactcagttaCACCTAGTGTCGGCTTCGCTTCCTTTGACTCGTCCTGAAAGCTCGCGTCTAGGCCGAGCGCTCCGAGCACGAGGCGAAGCAAGACCATCAAGTACATTCTCGTGCTCGCCTGGTCTCGGGTCGCTGAGGCGATTCGAACGCGAAATCTTCCGAGGCGAGACGTCCCGAGACCCGAGATCCGAGAGCaccatgtatgtatgtatgtatactcTCGCGAGGGAACCTCGTGTCGGCTTCGCCTATGGCACGTGTAGAACGATAAGGATGTTTCAGAAGGATCTGGCCACGGAGTGGGGAAGATCTTGCATATTCTGGTAGGACGACTATGAGGAACGGTATGGCACTTACCCCAGAACCGTGATCGATTTCGCATcgtcaaatttaatatttccaaCATATACAGATTTCGAGTTTAAAAATATAGAGAAGTCGGATGACTACGTTTCAGAatacattttctttcttatatgTACAAGAAATTATTTCGCGACGAGTAGATTTCAATATCAAagtaataattatgaatatcttttattatttagatcatttactttgatattgaaatgttcttaaattttattcatgtTATTTCAATGATATTCTTTCTTGTAAGAAAGTTAGAATATCGGTGTATTAGCTTGTATTAATCATACATTTTAGCTCAGGCATTTCAGCACACATAAAGAAAACTGGTAGGTGAAAATCACCATTGGCCTCATTCATTTCTATGCCCAAAGCTCATTCGGGTACTTAGATGTACCCGCGTGGGTGGAGGGCGGTGGACAAGGTTTAGTTTTAAGTATATTTCGGCGACTGACAAAAATAGTGAACCAATATAGTGAATCACGATATAAGTTTCACACGTGTGTGTGTAGTTAGGATGTGGGATTTGTATCGTTTATTAACAATCTTAACTTACTATATTATTACAAAGCAATTAGAAGATAATTACcaagaataaattgaaaagttaTTACAATGCATACATGTTacgttaaatatttgaaagaataCGAAAATGAAACATGTTACTTTAGCACAATGTTCACTATTATTTGTCAGTTGTCAGCAAAAAGGTATGTTTTTATTAGAGTGTGAATGTTGAATTGAACTCGAGtgtcggaggcgtcccgggacgttctccctaGGTGTAGGCTTTTTTGCACCCGGGTGGTTGAATGAGATCCGTGGagtgaatttttgtgagaatgatttttctccttttttaaatatagcaaCAGGCAGGCAAGTAGTTTACTTCTGGTGTGATTGAGTTTAGTTTATAAGTAGGCAGGGCCAGAGCAAGCTTTCATGTTCTTCATCGTATTCTCCTCTAATACGTGAGAAGCTTGTATCTGGGGTTGAGAAACCAGAAATCaagaaggaaaatgaaaatgcaatTGCGAAAAATGCGATTTTTCTTGAGGCCAAGCCTTAGTTTGTAAGTCGTAATCGTGGTACTAGACCCGATTacaaaaatgaagtattaaaaTGAAAGTGTAGTGaagtgaaatgaaatgaaaaatattttatccttGGACATTGCAAAAACTGTGCACGTATGCGAGTAGCGATTCAATGGATTGTTGCTCGTTTATGTGCTTCATTTTTACGAATGTCTGGCAAGCGTAAAATTTTCGCGAGTGATCTTTGTGAGGCTATTgtcgaaaaaagaagaggcTATATACCGAAGAGCCCCGGCAAAATTAGCCCAAAAGAGGAGAACTACTAATGGCTCTCCATCTTCGGATGGACAGTCATTCTAATGTCATTATGCTCGTTAATTTGCTTTTTGTTCTTTTCCTTGTGTATCTTTTGCAGGTGTTTTTCTTGAATGGTAATACCATCAAATATTAAACTCGAAATTTTACGAGTTTAATACCAAGCTTTTGTTAAGTTTCACCGAATCACGattttattttcccttttttctttaatttattattttattttggggaattattcttttcttattgaTCTTGCAGTAAATCATATCTCgtattttgattttaaatattttcaaatattttcttatttattgagctctttttgtttatttcattcttttttttgaaaaGATCCATCGATCATTCAGCCCCGATGTAGTTCCTACAAACACCGTCCTAAATCGTAGAGTGCGCCACAAAATGGCTGCCAAAGTTGGGGTTTTATGCTGTGTCGGTATTACAGAACATGTAACACAAATTCTTATGAGATGGTAGTTCTATTCTATACCTTGTCTGTGGTATGTATAGATCATTCACACCAATTTACACAtggtatatacatatatatgtgtgtgtatatatatataatatacatgaATGTCTGACAGTGCACTTTATGCACGTTTGTAGTTACTagtgaaaaaacattttataaattaagtTCGTTaagtaatacaaatttataactcataaatatattaaaaagataGAAGTATGCCTCAATACCGAGTACGTCTGTAATAATCGCAAATTTCGAAAGATCTaacttaaattttttattctatccTTGATTTATCGAACGTTTTCAGTTatctgaaatttaaaatatttcattcagGTAAAGTAAAGTGGGGAAAAGAACTTTTTCCCAATGTAGAAGTTAATACAGATGAAGAAACCAATGTTGTTCAAAGCACAACTTTTTGCACTGACAGGAGTGCAACCAGAAAGGCAAAAAGTTATGTTAAAAGGAATGACATTAAAGGATGATGATTGGGGAAACATTAAGTTAAAAGATGTAAGAAAAAGATTTCGGTTATCAGtgttaatatttctattaataatGAACATATATCATCATTGGAATTGAAACATaaaaatctttttaatttaattattaaatttttatctctTTAAGGGTATCACTGTATTAATGATGGGTTCCAAAGAAGAGGATGTACCAGTAGAACCTACTGAAAACCATTATTTTTGGAGATATGAATGAATTCTGAATTAGCCACTGCTTTTAGATTTACCAGCTGGTTGACAAATTAGGAAATACGTGTTTATCTTAATGCAACTGTGCAATGCCTAAAAACTGTCCCTGAGTGCGGGATGCTCTAAAGAACTTTTCAGGAGGGCTTGCAGTCTCGTTATTTCATCGCTGTACCTGCGCAAAGTATAACTGCTGCATTAAGAGATCTTTACAATAGCATGGATAAAGGATCATCTTTGCCACCTGTTGTTCTTCTCCAAATGATGCATTCAGCATTTCCAAGATTTGCTGAGAAATCTGATCATGGTAGATTTCAACAGCAAGATGCTAACGAGTGTTGGACTGAGCTCATTAGGATGTTGCAACAAAAATTACCAGCAAAGGTAGTTGAATATTTAGTCTATGCATGTTTgattaaatgattatttatagtgtattattacatatatttatttcagaaaaaataaaacctgATGTTTGTTTAGGTTAATATATTGCaatctttttaaattaaaacaaattataaatgtaaaataattataggAAAATCCAGTACTTCAGAAGATAATGGACAGACTTATAAACCTCGATCATTAATTGAACAGTATTTTGGAGGAACATTTGATACAGAATAAAATGTATAGAATGTGAAGATGAACCCCTACCTAAAGGAAGGAAGAATTTTTGCAATTGAGTTGTTTCATTTCAACAGAAGTTAGATACATGCATTCTGGACTTAGGAATAAAATGCAAGAACAACTTACAAAAATGTCACCGACTCTAGGTAGAGATGCAATGTATACAAAAACGGTAACAGATTTTATTTAATGCAAGATAAATCTACGTTTAAACAAACCTATCCTTTctgtattattaaaaatatttttacagtCGAAAAATTAGCAGATTACCGGCATATTTAACAATTCAATTTGTACgtttttattatcaaataaaaagaGCGATTAATGCGAAAATTCTCAAGATGTGAAATTTCCCATTGAATTTGATGCTTTTGAATTGTGTGGCAGTGAACTTCAAAGTAAACTTACTCCAATGCGCGAGAAGTTTAAGGTATATGAAGATAGTTTACTGAAAGAATCACACTCTATGAAAGATAAAAAGGACAAGGTAGATAATGATAAGAGAAATATAAACAAGAAGCTTTTTGTTTGCAAATGGTAATGCCTGTACTCAAATTAGATACCAGTTATATACTaagatattttcttttaatatgtatatacctTATATTAGATTATTGTAATTTCAGATATAGGGTCAAATAACAGTGGGTATTACATTACAAGCTGGTACTAACACATAGATGACGATCAAGAAGCAGCAGtggtttttcctttttttttttatgttgcTTGGGTTCGTCAAAACAGTGATACTTGGTTAAAGTGTGATGATGAAACTGTTAGCGCTGTTAACTAGTGAGAAGTATAAACTTAGCGGTGGTGGTGACTGGCATGCGCATACGTTCTTTTATATGGTCCAAAAATTTTAGAAGTACCTGATACAGATAACAATGAGGATTCAGTACCAAGTAACTCGATTTAAAAGACTAAAGTAACTGAAACAAATTTCTACTCTGCATCTATTAGCAAAAAAtgcatttcctttttttttataccgTTGAACATcctaatataattttaatgttataatattatacTATTTGCAAAATTGGTGTCAGTTATTTACTACCTACCGAATCATAAAGATGTACATACATTACATACATAATCGGCTGATATGCAATTGCAGAACTATGCATTCATTGATTCTATACgcttaaacaaaaaaaaaacaaaaatggtATATGAAGTCTGTAGAAATACAAATGATAGAGTATTGTAAACcattaaaatgttttttttttttataataatacaataaaattacAACTGCAATTAGAACCATTCTAGATATTTATATTGCTTTTATTTACagaatatagtaataaaaatttgtccaatgtaaaaatattaggaaaatttcaaactacaatataaaaataagataattttGTCCTTTTTTACCTCATTTCAGgtgtaaattattaaaagatttaaatcATCAAGATAGTTTATCTCTTGTGTTAGGTCTACTACTTTTTGGAAAAGAAGTCATTCAGAAGTTACATATACAATGTTGTTGTTTAGTGTTATTAAGAATCATTTTCCATATGTTATATCAATAATTtgcaatatatattttattattttcaatatattaatattaaattggaATAGTGAAGAAACATTAAacttgataaaaatattttgaatcaACAATGATGTATTTGTATATAAACAATTGGATATAAGGTACGCTGATAATGTGataaatgaatatattatatatacacatgtATAAAAGTAAGATCGATATATTCTTATACGTTGCTACACACATGCGCctataaatatatgtatgtgtgtgaaAAAAGTAAAGTAGATAATTCGAAATAGGTAAGCAGTACAGTCTCAGATACCAATAGTTACGGTTCTCAGTATTACATTTATCGCGTAATCACAAAAAAATAACGGGTGTacgttaaattattttcacgtGAATGTACAAGCTTAATTATTTGCAATGCATTCTAAAACATTTCGCAATGGAATCCTCCAACGTTTCTTTAGTAGATTTTTCAGGTAAATAGTTACATATAGCAACAATATATCTCCTATTATTTAACTGATCGATAATGTACATTATTTGATGTACATTACCTATCGCGGTGTAGGTCCTATTTCAACGCGTTGAGTGTTCAAACGTTGTATTGAGATATACATTAGTATCTGACAGTGAAATGCTTATCTGTAAGTGCTATACAAATTCAATGAAACGGTTCGGTAATTggtataataaaattagaacAATACGATAGCATTGTTCTTGTACAAAATTCTAGTattttttgttgaatttttcattgaaattactAAATAAGTTTTATAATACACTATTtctcaattttatttacgtcaggaattaaaatttaaattataatcttATATCTTTTTTAAAACTAAGAAATTGTACTTTGAAAGGAATACATGCGTTTGTTATTTCGTtattatcatttaattttttttaatatattggaAGTATGATTCGTTTTTTgtttaatacaaattaaatatgTTAAGAACTTTGACAAGGAAGTTCTAATACATTAATCAATTATGTTACCTAAACTTTCTCAACAccttgaatttttaaattatcgaagaatttaaaatatttattttaaaaatcatgaTGAAAAGAATATGTTTAGATCCCATTTATTAAAACAGGACATAatgtatgaataaaaaaattatgcatATATATAGTAAACAAGCGATTTGCATCTTTTGTTGGGGATGGTAAGGTTCGGTCGAGTTCGCTATAAACGCCGATCTCGACCGAAAGCTGTATTCCGCTGGATACTTCACCATGGGGTGTTTTCACCTCTCCGTCGGTTTCTCATGAGAAGTTTGTTCGTCTTTTGTGTTTATTTtccagaaaatataattatagaagcttttaaaataattctgcGGAATACGttcatttcttaattatatttttgatgATAAATGGTGGGTGTGTCTTGTAGTTCATAGTTCTTGACATCGCACATGTGAAAATTAGGATTTTGACGGATCTGATTAATGCAATGGCGACGTTTGTTACTTTCTATTATGCTATCTACGTttcttttaatgattttttattattgtgcTTCTAAAGACTCTCGTGATTACGCGGTGCCAGTGCTAAAATAGCGacgataaagaaaatattattctcCGTGTAAGAGAACTtacattgttaaaatattatgaTGGACCGGTGAAGCAAGTTCAAATCGGGCGGGCTCTATTATTCCTAAAGCAATactattttctcttttctctatTTCTTAGAACATACTGCATTTATACAATAACTTATTTTTTATCTATATTATCATCATCTTTTTTTAAACTTATCGAAGAAGATGTAGAAGCACTGATTTAAAACTTAATTTAGATTTTATTTCGGTATATCTTTAGAAATATGTTCTTATGCTTTATTCTTTATGTGTTTATACAGTATTTTATTCTTGATACAAGAACAGGGTATGCTTATATGTATGTGCATATGTTCGCATGATCCAAAAATGATCCGAGCGTATCATTCCAAGtgaaaatgtataaattagTATTCTTTATGTTGTTTAAGCAATTTATAGTtaactaaataaaaatcagTAAATTGCAAAGTGATacgataataaaatatattttttcttatttttccgTACTTACAATCAAGGGTTTCGAAgtgtaaatttattatttctttcttatattatccttattatataatataaagtTATTATTTGTATAACAGCATTTTGATAATGATTGAATATCTCAATATATAATGTTACAATTGTCCGAAATAGCTTTACTGTTCCTGTAAGTAGTGTTCAATTGTAAGACTAATACTAAATTGGTGATCTACAACCTAACTTGAAATACAGAAGGGCCATATTATGACGTCAAGCTTGGATCAGCGCGAATCTGACGAAAATGCGTACACCAATCGAGCATACTTCTGTTTTTTTATGTTAGTAATGTTAGGCACAGATGAGATAAGGTGTCATTGTCGTGAATGACTATTTAAATGGACTCTTCTGTTTATTATGTTCTCTACTaaaacttttaaataattcctaGTGAACATTTACTATGTTAGATGCCGATGAAAGAGATGCAGTTTCTtgagaagaagaggagaagcTCGAGAAAAAAGTTGCCAATTTTACGAATTATATCGTATTTTAAAGACTTCTCTgcatttcttcatttttttaaagtGATTTCTATGCAAACATTTTAAAAACCAAAGTGTACTTTAGTGTTTACCTTGTACATTTGTGCTGTACTGAATAAGTGGACTCTATAGATTCacaagaaattttttaattaattaaaaagttgtAGCAAGACATGtgtattatgaaaattttatatttacataacCATTCCTCAGTATTCATGCAGAAGGATCAAAcgtgaaaataattgaaagaaacttacaacaagaatttttatattttatgataCAGTGACGGTGAATTTGTATATTGgacaaatttgaaattatatacaaaaaaaatggGTAATTGTTTCAGTAGTCCGACAGacacagaaaaagaaaagcctGATAGAATAGGCAATCCTAATATAGAGGCAGTTGCGTCTCAAGCTAGTCCAGTGCCAACGCCGCCTCCGGATCCTATTAGGCCTATGCCACAAATTCCAGATGCGGATGTGCCAACAGCAAAAATTTTTGTTGCACTCTATGACTATGATGCACGTACAGATGAAGATTTAAGTTTTAGAAAAGGTGAACATCtggaaattttaaatgatactCAAGGAGATTGGTGGTTAGCCAGAAGTAAAAAGAACCCGGCAAGAAGGATATATTCCTAGTAATTATGTCGCAAAATTGAAATCTATTGAAGCTGAACCGTAAGTTATATGTgtatttctttataattaaatatgcaTTCAAGAGTATTGATATATTTTATGATAACAGAaagatataattttaaatagtaattatttttaataacattttcaatatttcattgCATTATGTACACATTAATAGGAAATGAATTGAATGTGTAAATTTAAATGGTGTGTATTTAAAATACTAGTCATGAAAAATTTACAGTTATGTATTCAGTTAGAAATTACATGAGTTACATGTAATGTCATACATACATgatagatatagaaataacacTATGACTgtgatatattaattaaagcaattcaataaaatttatttagtgGTCTTTGTTATATTGTCacttaataaatttctttctatGTACTGAACTATGCAGTGTGACCTTGCTTTCTCACTAACAGTACTTGTATTCTTTATTAACATGGACAGTTGCCTTTGACTATTAATCAGTTTAGATAAGCAATGCTTCCTTTTAAACATACGTATGAGATAGGTATTATATTACTTTctgttcaattaattttttcattaatcagtttgacattaaatttttatgcaCTCTCTAATTTCTTAtacttaatttattattattgttattattttagatggtacttagaaaaattaaacgaattgaagcagaaaaaaaattattactgCCTGAAAATGATCATGGTGCATTTTTAATCAGAGATTCTGAAAGTAGACATAATGATTATTCTCTTTCAGGTAAGCTAGAACAAAGTTAAATACATTTCACAAATAGTATATAATGCAAtccataataataattgttataatttattatattatcttGTAGTACGGGGATGGTGATACAGTTAAACATTATCGAATTAGACAGTTGGACGAAGGAGGTTTCTTCATTGCTAGAAGAACCACATTAGAAATCTTCAGCATCTTGTTGAACATTATAGTAAAGATGCTGATGGATTATGTGTAAATCTCTGCAAACCCTGTGTACAGGTAAGAAAGTTTaaagttaaattattattccacGTAATCTTATGTCATATAAATGGAGTTTAGACAGCTTGCTGCATGTATAAAAGtggtttttaataatatatgattattttattgaaGAATATGGTGTATTGcttaattacttaatttttattaaaagtatttatCAAGGAATTTCTACATCtctattaatacaattttatgtttttttttttaagctaaaattttatatttcattactaTGCAGAAATCCCTTGATATTGAACATAATATACGTTGACATATAATGTGAACCTAAAACTGAAAGCAAGAAATGAATGCATgatattatcaatttttattgtacACAGATCTACAATATGAATAACTTTGTgcatagaataaaataatatggaCAATTAGTTAAACTGTTacataatatttatacattaCAAGTATTAACATATTATGGCACTGTCTAAACTCCAGTTAGACTTTGCTGGTCAAAATGAAGTGATATATTTAACAA
This region of Osmia bicornis bicornis chromosome 5, iOsmBic2.1, whole genome shotgun sequence genomic DNA includes:
- the LOC114880825 gene encoding LOW QUALITY PROTEIN: ubiquitin carboxyl-terminal hydrolase 14 (The sequence of the model RefSeq protein was modified relative to this genomic sequence to represent the inferred CDS: inserted 7 bases in 6 codons; deleted 1 base in 1 codon; substituted 2 bases at 2 genomic stop codons), with the translated sequence MKHVTLAQCSLLFVSCQQKGKVKWGKELFPNVEVNTDEEPMLFKAQLFALTGVQPERQKVMLKGMTLKDDDWGNIKLKDGITVLMMGSKEEDVPVEPTXKPLFLEIXMNSELATAFRFTSWLTNXEIRVYLNATVQCLKTVPEXRDALKNFSGGLAVSXYFIAVPAQSITAALRDLYNSMDKGSSLPPVVLLQMMHSAFPRFAEKSDHGRFQQQDANECWTELIRMLQQKLPAKENPXTSEDNGQTYKPRSLIEQYFGGTFDTEXKCIECEDEPLPKGXEEFLQLSCFISTEVRYMHSGLRNKMQEQLTKMSPTLGRDAMYTKTSKN
- the LOC123987756 gene encoding LOW QUALITY PROTEIN: ubiquitin carboxyl-terminal hydrolase 14-like (The sequence of the model RefSeq protein was modified relative to this genomic sequence to represent the inferred CDS: inserted 3 bases in 2 codons), whose protein sequence is MPVLKLDTNDDQEAAVVFPFFFYVAWVRQNSDTWLKCDDETVSAVXTSEKYKLSGGGDWXCAYVLLYGPKILEVPDTDNNEDSVPSNSI